A section of the Planctomycetaceae bacterium genome encodes:
- the panC gene encoding pantoate--beta-alanine ligase, which translates to MKIAKTIDEIRMIVADAGTADQKVGFVPTMGALHAGHVSLVKKAKQQCEFVVVSIFVNPTQFGPNEDLNKYPKPFDADIAMCKKNGVDAVFAPAPSEMYQEQNITWVSVDKLSELLCGKSRPTHFRGVATVCTKLFNIIQPDVAYFGQKDAQQVIIIQRMIADLNMPMRIVVCPIVREEDGLAMSSRNKYLDAKQRKEALLLYASLQEAQLLIDGGRRESAFIKEQMQKILNIGKQIEIDYISIVNADTLEEIEEIKGKVLIALAVKMPSARLIDNILLDVE; encoded by the coding sequence ATGAAAATTGCAAAAACAATAGATGAAATAAGAATGATTGTTGCTGACGCCGGAACGGCCGACCAGAAAGTTGGATTTGTGCCGACGATGGGCGCGCTTCACGCAGGGCACGTTTCGCTGGTAAAAAAAGCCAAACAGCAGTGCGAATTCGTGGTCGTCAGTATTTTTGTCAATCCCACGCAGTTCGGCCCCAATGAGGATTTAAATAAATATCCCAAGCCTTTTGATGCTGATATCGCAATGTGCAAAAAGAACGGCGTTGACGCGGTTTTCGCGCCTGCCCCTTCTGAAATGTACCAGGAGCAAAATATCACGTGGGTTAGCGTTGACAAATTGAGTGAGTTGTTATGCGGCAAATCCCGCCCGACACATTTCAGAGGCGTCGCGACGGTCTGCACAAAGTTGTTTAATATTATTCAGCCTGATGTTGCGTATTTCGGTCAGAAAGACGCGCAGCAGGTGATTATAATCCAGCGGATGATTGCCGATTTGAATATGCCGATGCGAATCGTTGTTTGTCCGATAGTCCGTGAAGAAGACGGCCTGGCGATGAGCAGCAGAAACAAATATCTGGACGCCAAACAGAGAAAAGAGGCTCTGCTGCTCTATGCTTCATTGCAGGAAGCACAGCTTTTAATTGATGGCGGCCGGCGTGAAAGTGCGTTTATAAAAGAGCAAATGCAAAAAATTCTGAACATAGGCAAGCAGATTGAAATAGACTATATAAGCATTGTAAATGCCGATACGCTCGAAGAAATTGAAGAAATTAAGGGTAAGGTTTTGATTGCTTTGGCGGTAAAAATGCCATCGGCACGGTTAATTGATAATATTCTGCTTGATGTTGAGTAA
- a CDS encoding RNA polymerase sigma factor, with product MAPSEQTIKLVSLARKGDKTAVSELVDLYSRRMYGYFYRLSSNADDSNELLSELFLKMYEKIGTCCPETFEAWLFRIASNLFMDFLRTKKRHEKMMGSFQQDYKEETAEPKTGGYLTDRLTAALETLEPDVAEIIVMRYYSQLSFQQLAELRNEPVNTVLSKVHRGLKKLKELMDKSND from the coding sequence ATGGCGCCATCAGAACAGACAATTAAATTGGTATCGTTGGCCCGAAAGGGCGACAAAACGGCAGTTTCCGAACTGGTTGATTTGTATTCCAGGCGTATGTACGGTTACTTTTACCGGCTGTCGTCGAATGCTGACGATTCCAATGAGTTGTTGAGTGAGCTTTTTTTAAAAATGTATGAGAAAATCGGCACCTGTTGCCCCGAAACTTTTGAGGCCTGGCTTTTCCGTATTGCATCCAATTTGTTTATGGATTTTTTGCGGACAAAAAAGCGGCACGAAAAGATGATGGGTTCTTTTCAGCAGGATTATAAGGAAGAGACGGCAGAGCCTAAAACCGGCGGTTATTTGACCGACAGATTGACAGCTGCCCTGGAGACGCTCGAGCCGGATGTTGCCGAGATTATTGTGATGCGTTACTACTCGCAGTTGAGTTTTCAGCAGTTAGCTGAATTAAGAAATGAACCGGTTAATACGGTATTGTCGAAAGTGCATCGCGGTTTGAAGAAATTAAAAGAATTAATGGACAAGTCTAATGACTGA
- a CDS encoding rhomboid family intramembrane serine protease produces the protein MGIHDRDYHQPDYEGSSMPRMQFRFPPLTPVVKYLLIINVGIYLLSIIVKPIGNFLYGWLEIDSSTTASSLQLWRVIGYQFLHDPRSVGHIFMNMIGLYFLGPTLERFWHSKKFLIFYLACGAAGGLYYILLSNLGAIPKGELIGASGAILGMLAACAILFPHFVVILLVFPVPIRVASVLLICYYVINIFIVGQNAGGDAAHLAGMATGAAYVYFGPKLKNRYKASLQDNWEKKFRAYSELQKEVDRILEKVNQQGINSLTKKEKQILAEATRLEQMKNKL, from the coding sequence ATGGGAATTCATGATAGGGATTATCATCAGCCGGACTATGAAGGCAGCTCAATGCCGCGGATGCAATTTCGGTTTCCGCCGTTGACGCCGGTGGTAAAGTATCTGCTGATAATAAACGTCGGTATATATCTTTTGAGCATTATCGTAAAGCCGATTGGGAATTTTCTCTACGGCTGGCTTGAGATAGACTCCAGCACGACCGCAAGTTCGCTGCAACTTTGGCGAGTCATCGGCTATCAGTTTCTGCACGACCCGCGCAGCGTAGGTCATATATTTATGAATATGATCGGCCTTTATTTCCTCGGGCCGACGCTTGAAAGATTCTGGCACAGCAAAAAATTTCTCATCTTCTATCTGGCCTGCGGCGCAGCGGGCGGATTGTATTATATTCTGCTGTCGAATCTCGGAGCCATTCCGAAAGGCGAATTAATCGGAGCATCCGGCGCGATATTGGGTATGCTGGCGGCTTGTGCGATTCTTTTCCCGCATTTCGTTGTGATTCTGTTAGTTTTTCCTGTTCCAATCCGAGTAGCGTCTGTACTTTTGATATGCTATTATGTAATAAATATCTTCATAGTCGGGCAAAACGCAGGCGGCGACGCGGCACATCTGGCTGGTATGGCAACCGGTGCGGCGTATGTGTACTTCGGACCGAAACTAAAAAATAGATATAAAGCTTCGCTTCAGGACAACTGGGAGAAAAAATTCAGGGCTTACAGCGAATTGCAAAAAGAAGTTGACCGAATACTCGAAAAGGTAAATCAGCAGGGAATTAACAGCCTGACTAAAAAAGAAAAACAGATCCTTGCCGAAGCAACAAGATTAGAACAAATGAAAAATAAATTATAG
- the bioF gene encoding 8-amino-7-oxononanoate synthase, protein MVKTVVFSIKIQMKFDFLQNELNNIEQKDLLRGLIEIDSAAGTSIRVGNAEKILFCSNNYLNLAGDARLVAAAKEAMDKYGFGSAASRLISGTIKPHVELEKKLADLFEKQAALVFPAGYMANLAILQTIPQKGDLILLDKLDHASIIDAAKGSDADFRTYHRTQFEKIENLLASKDYNRKFIVTESVFSMDGDFADLKKLVELKKKYNAYLIVDEAHAFGCFGDTGAGLAQELGILNDVDIIVATLSKSAGCTGGFVVSDKCVIDFLVNKARPFIYTTAPIPANSAAAVCAIDIIKNAHDQRKSLKENSDYLRSQLKKLGLNTAASQSQIVPVIIGDNKKTLEISKKLFEKGFYVVAIRPPTVAPGTSRLRISLQSDHTKQQVDALCDAIVSEPRQ, encoded by the coding sequence ATGGTAAAAACAGTTGTTTTTTCAATTAAAATTCAAATGAAATTCGATTTTTTACAAAATGAGCTTAATAACATTGAGCAAAAGGACTTGCTTCGCGGCCTTATAGAGATAGATTCTGCCGCCGGAACGTCGATTCGCGTCGGCAACGCCGAGAAAATCCTGTTTTGCAGCAATAATTACCTGAATTTGGCAGGGGATGCTCGACTTGTCGCCGCGGCCAAAGAAGCGATGGATAAATATGGCTTCGGCTCTGCCGCGTCTCGTCTGATTAGCGGAACTATCAAACCGCACGTAGAGCTTGAAAAGAAATTAGCGGATTTATTTGAAAAGCAGGCCGCGTTGGTTTTCCCCGCAGGCTATATGGCCAATCTCGCCATTTTGCAGACGATTCCGCAGAAGGGCGATTTGATTTTACTCGATAAACTCGACCACGCCTCGATTATCGATGCCGCCAAGGGCAGCGATGCCGATTTTAGAACTTATCATCGGACGCAGTTTGAAAAAATCGAGAATCTTCTTGCGTCAAAAGATTACAACCGGAAATTCATCGTTACTGAATCGGTTTTTTCAATGGACGGCGATTTTGCCGATTTGAAAAAACTCGTCGAACTCAAGAAAAAATATAACGCGTATTTAATTGTCGATGAAGCTCACGCCTTCGGCTGTTTTGGCGATACAGGCGCAGGCCTTGCGCAGGAACTTGGCATTTTGAACGATGTTGACATTATTGTTGCGACTTTGAGCAAATCAGCAGGATGCACCGGCGGTTTTGTCGTTTCGGATAAATGCGTTATTGATTTTCTGGTTAATAAAGCCAGACCGTTTATTTATACAACCGCGCCGATTCCCGCAAATTCTGCCGCGGCTGTTTGTGCGATAGATATAATTAAAAACGCGCACGACCAAAGAAAAAGCCTGAAAGAGAACAGCGATTATCTGCGCTCGCAGCTCAAAAAACTCGGGCTTAATACCGCAGCGAGCCAAAGTCAAATTGTGCCCGTAATCATCGGCGATAATAAAAAAACGCTGGAGATTTCCAAAAAACTTTTTGAAAAAGGTTTTTATGTTGTCGCGATTCGTCCGCCGACAGTTGCCCCAGGCACATCTCGTCTGCGAATTTCTTTGCAGTCCGACCATACAAAACAGCAAGTTGATGCCCTCTGCGATGCGATTGTATCAGAGCCGCGACAGTAA
- the folK gene encoding 2-amino-4-hydroxy-6-hydroxymethyldihydropteridine diphosphokinase, which translates to MAKKIVMINNGVTAYIGLGSNLGSRQKNLKKALDAVASAKGINLLRVSSVMETKPLADKKQNDYLNCVAQIQTKLPPDKLLKVLKKIESTLGRKKTPEKWSSRAIDLDILLYGKKIVKSKDLVIPHPQMHLRSFVLNGLCEIDSQVVHPRLNETADVLRKRLSGGDFHIDENAPRLICISGVIGAGKTTLADGLKNVYDFNLIKEAYDTNPFLAKVYAGQKSFALDSQLYFLLSRCEQLSPEVLRNKISVSDYIMQQEMIYARVWLDAVQFNLYRKVNAVMTKTVAPPSLVVYLKSTPAGCLKRIKERSRVYERDIDLSFLENLHSSYQRFFETFNQCPVITVDAEAVDFRQKEQVESLGKKINYYIKKN; encoded by the coding sequence GTGGCTAAAAAAATTGTAATGATAAATAATGGTGTAACGGCTTATATCGGATTGGGAAGCAATCTCGGCAGCAGGCAGAAGAATTTGAAAAAAGCTCTCGATGCCGTTGCGTCCGCCAAAGGTATAAATCTGCTTCGTGTCAGCAGCGTAATGGAAACAAAACCGCTTGCCGACAAAAAGCAAAATGACTATCTCAACTGCGTTGCGCAGATTCAGACAAAACTGCCGCCGGATAAACTGCTGAAGGTTCTGAAGAAAATCGAAAGCACGCTCGGCAGAAAAAAAACTCCAGAAAAATGGTCGAGTAGAGCAATCGACCTTGATATTCTGTTGTATGGCAAAAAAATAGTAAAAAGTAAAGACCTTGTTATACCGCATCCGCAGATGCATTTGCGGTCATTCGTGTTAAACGGGCTTTGTGAAATAGATTCGCAGGTTGTTCATCCGCGTTTAAATGAAACAGCGGACGTGCTTCGCAAAAGACTTTCAGGCGGCGATTTTCATATTGATGAGAATGCTCCGCGATTGATTTGTATTTCAGGCGTAATCGGCGCTGGCAAAACAACTCTTGCCGATGGCCTGAAAAATGTTTACGACTTTAACCTGATAAAAGAAGCGTATGATACGAATCCGTTTTTGGCGAAGGTTTACGCGGGACAAAAATCATTTGCGCTCGATAGCCAGTTGTACTTTTTATTGAGTCGATGTGAACAGTTGAGTCCGGAAGTTCTGCGGAATAAAATTTCCGTAAGTGATTATATAATGCAGCAGGAAATGATATACGCGAGAGTCTGGCTCGATGCGGTGCAGTTTAATTTATATAGAAAAGTAAATGCTGTGATGACGAAAACTGTTGCGCCGCCGTCGCTTGTGGTATATTTGAAATCCACGCCGGCAGGGTGTTTGAAGCGTATAAAAGAGCGCAGCAGGGTGTATGAGCGTGATATTGATTTGAGTTTTCTTGAAAATCTTCACAGCAGTTATCAAAGATTTTTCGAGACGTTTAATCAATGCCCTGTGATAACGGTCGATGCCGAAGCGGTTGACTTCAGGCAAAAAGAACAGGTCGAATCGCTCGGCAAAAAAATAAATTATTATATAAAGAAAAATTAA
- a CDS encoding prolipoprotein diacylglyceryl transferase: MHPELFRIPFTDLTVKSYGFLMVCGFIAAIFLIRRLSRDLGDHSEHITTAALYSLIAGVVGARIFYVIHYWYQFSGRILDIFAVWKGGLELLGGVLLAVFTIVMYLWVQKLPVRRYLDILGIGLLLALGFGRIGCLMNGCCFGRPTSCPVAIHFPYGSLPYESQIRPDLARHRDRPYIQLPADFFDVMDGNYYLKPYNSLDAQQKFEVAHDGPYHCLPVIPTQILESLLAFVGCIGLYFHRQWGIKLQTQGRKLPFIFKPGTTFALMFIYYGTMRFFIEYLRDDNPIQADGFTISQNLSIALIIINIALILLFSKMNTDNITFDKK; encoded by the coding sequence ATGCATCCTGAACTCTTTAGAATTCCGTTCACAGACCTGACCGTCAAGAGTTACGGCTTTTTGATGGTGTGCGGATTCATTGCAGCGATATTTCTTATCCGCAGACTCTCACGCGATCTGGGCGACCATTCGGAACACATTACAACGGCCGCTCTCTATTCGCTTATCGCCGGTGTTGTAGGCGCAAGAATTTTTTATGTGATACATTATTGGTATCAGTTCAGCGGCAGAATATTGGATATTTTCGCAGTCTGGAAGGGCGGCCTCGAACTTCTCGGCGGTGTACTGCTGGCGGTGTTTACGATTGTGATGTATCTGTGGGTGCAAAAACTGCCCGTTCGCAGGTATCTCGACATTCTCGGTATTGGCTTATTGCTGGCGCTTGGATTTGGCAGAATCGGTTGTTTGATGAATGGCTGTTGTTTTGGAAGGCCGACAAGTTGTCCGGTTGCGATTCATTTTCCTTATGGTTCGCTTCCGTATGAAAGTCAGATTAGACCAGACTTGGCCCGTCATCGTGATAGGCCGTACATTCAACTGCCGGCTGATTTTTTCGACGTTATGGACGGCAATTATTATCTCAAGCCGTATAATTCTTTGGATGCGCAACAGAAATTCGAAGTTGCCCACGACGGCCCATATCATTGTTTGCCGGTTATACCAACGCAGATTTTAGAATCCCTGCTGGCGTTTGTCGGCTGTATTGGGCTTTATTTTCACCGCCAATGGGGAATCAAACTGCAAACGCAGGGGCGCAAACTTCCGTTTATCTTCAAACCGGGCACTACATTTGCGCTGATGTTCATATATTATGGTACGATGCGGTTTTTTATCGAATATTTAAGGGATGACAATCCAATCCAGGCCGATGGCTTCACTATTTCACAGAATTTGAGCATTGCTCTTATAATAATTAATATAGCTCTTATTTTACTCTTTTCCAAAATGAATACCGACAACATTACTTTTGACAAAAAGTAA
- a CDS encoding LL-diaminopimelate aminotransferase produces MIRVNENFLKLQSGYLFPEIGRRVKLFAQNNPNACIIRLGIGDVTEPLPSAIIEAMHKAVDQMASRKEFKGYGPEQGYDFLIEAIIANDYKSRGVSIENGEVFVSDGAKCDTGNIQEIFGLDNVIGVTDPVYPVYVDTNVMAGRTGNPDKTGRYENIVYMPCTPDNNFVPQIPNDKLDIIYLCYPNNPTGAVAKKEQLKVWVDYARKNKSIILFDAAYEAFISDNSIPHSIYEIEGAKEVAIEFRSFSKTAGFTGLRCAFTVVPKALKAYTKDGKAVDLNQIWNRRHCTKFNGASYISQAAAAAIYTEQGQKQVRDIIKIYMSNASLIRSTLEKIGYEVYGGVNAPYVWLKTKNNMTSWEFFDFLLSKANVVCTPGSGFGSAGEGFVRLSAFGAPDNVAQAMERIKKL; encoded by the coding sequence ATGATTAGAGTTAATGAAAATTTTCTTAAATTACAATCTGGATACTTATTCCCTGAAATAGGAAGAAGAGTTAAACTTTTCGCACAAAATAATCCAAACGCCTGTATTATCAGACTTGGAATTGGAGACGTAACGGAGCCTTTACCGTCGGCAATTATTGAGGCAATGCACAAAGCCGTTGACCAGATGGCCAGCAGAAAAGAGTTCAAAGGTTATGGTCCGGAACAGGGTTATGACTTCCTAATCGAGGCGATTATTGCTAACGATTATAAAAGCAGAGGCGTAAGTATTGAAAACGGCGAGGTTTTCGTCAGCGATGGCGCTAAATGCGATACCGGCAATATTCAGGAAATCTTCGGTCTTGATAACGTAATTGGCGTAACAGACCCCGTCTATCCTGTTTATGTTGACACAAATGTGATGGCCGGCAGAACAGGAAATCCAGACAAAACAGGGCGGTATGAAAACATTGTGTATATGCCATGTACGCCCGATAACAATTTTGTCCCACAGATTCCAAATGACAAATTGGACATAATTTACCTTTGCTACCCCAATAACCCGACAGGTGCGGTCGCCAAAAAAGAGCAGTTGAAGGTTTGGGTCGATTATGCCAGAAAAAATAAATCAATAATTTTGTTCGATGCCGCTTACGAGGCGTTTATATCCGATAACTCTATCCCACATTCTATTTACGAGATAGAAGGTGCCAAAGAAGTTGCGATAGAATTCCGTTCGTTCAGCAAAACTGCGGGCTTCACCGGCCTTCGCTGCGCGTTTACCGTTGTGCCGAAAGCCTTGAAAGCATACACAAAAGACGGCAAAGCGGTTGACCTGAACCAGATTTGGAACAGACGCCATTGTACGAAATTCAACGGCGCAAGCTATATTTCGCAGGCTGCCGCCGCGGCGATTTATACCGAGCAGGGCCAAAAACAGGTCCGCGATATTATCAAAATTTATATGTCGAACGCTTCACTGATTAGAAGCACACTCGAAAAAATCGGCTATGAAGTTTACGGCGGCGTTAACGCTCCGTATGTCTGGCTGAAAACGAAAAATAATATGACCTCATGGGAATTTTTCGATTTCCTGTTGAGCAAGGCAAATGTTGTCTGCACGCCGGGCAGCGGGTTCGGTTCGGCAGGCGAAGGTTTTGTACGATTGAGCGCATTCGGCGCACCTGACAATGTAGCGCAGGCGATGGAACGCATTAAGAAACTATAA
- a CDS encoding aspartate 1-decarboxylase, producing MLLKLLKSKIHRATVTDSLADYPGSIGIDSKLMEAVGIMPYETVLVADVTNGNRLETYVVPEEAGSGKISILGAAARLMQKGDIVIIMGFAWMTPEEAKGFKPKVVVADAKNGIK from the coding sequence ATGTTGTTAAAACTTTTAAAAAGTAAAATACATCGTGCAACGGTAACGGATTCTTTGGCGGATTATCCCGGCAGTATCGGCATAGATTCCAAACTGATGGAAGCTGTCGGCATAATGCCTTATGAGACGGTTCTCGTTGCGGATGTTACGAACGGCAATCGACTTGAAACGTATGTTGTGCCCGAAGAAGCAGGCTCCGGAAAAATTTCTATTCTCGGCGCCGCTGCCAGACTGATGCAAAAAGGTGACATTGTGATTATTATGGGTTTTGCGTGGATGACGCCCGAAGAAGCGAAAGGTTTTAAACCGAAAGTGGTTGTCGCCGACGCGAAAAACGGAATTAAGTAG
- a CDS encoding restriction endonuclease, whose translation MEKLQVDKWASFKKYLQELRKSRHIEILGPNLKKPIPEDFELDSNQLSIAQSDYIENQKIEIENKKILEYERQSIFLKYGHIIGLLIAYLFFPRVKKLSILGINYAKYLEAEKAYKEVLEDKEKEKIEELRRKEANYWFSLGGHEFEEEVSKLFRRSGHFSSVEKTKGSGDGGIDIILTVSDGTKIFVQCKAHKTPVGPHVARDLYGAMQSAGVNDGIIINLTGFTQGVRDFIKGKNISMFDVNSIIKMQNMTLK comes from the coding sequence ATGGAAAAACTTCAAGTTGATAAATGGGCCTCTTTTAAAAAATATCTACAAGAACTTAGAAAATCTCGTCATATAGAAATACTGGGTCCAAATTTAAAGAAGCCCATACCTGAAGATTTTGAATTGGACAGCAACCAACTATCTATCGCTCAGTCAGACTATATTGAAAATCAGAAGATTGAAATTGAAAATAAAAAGATTTTAGAATATGAACGACAATCAATTTTTTTGAAATATGGGCATATAATTGGGCTTCTAATTGCATATTTATTTTTTCCCCGAGTAAAGAAATTAAGCATCCTTGGAATAAATTATGCAAAGTATTTAGAAGCCGAAAAAGCGTATAAGGAAGTCTTGGAAGATAAAGAAAAAGAAAAAATCGAGGAACTCAGAAGGAAGGAAGCTAATTACTGGTTTTCTTTGGGAGGACATGAATTTGAAGAAGAGGTTTCAAAATTGTTTCGGAGGTCAGGTCACTTTTCTTCAGTTGAAAAAACTAAGGGTAGTGGAGATGGTGGAATTGATATCATACTTACTGTTTCTGATGGAACAAAAATTTTTGTACAATGCAAAGCACATAAGACCCCAGTTGGACCACACGTTGCGAGAGATTTGTATGGTGCAATGCAATCGGCTGGGGTAAACGACGGAATCATAATTAACCTGACTGGTTTTACGCAGGGGGTGCGAGATTTCATAAAAGGTAAGAATATTTCTATGTTTGATGTAAACAGCATAATTAAGATGCAAAATATGACTCTTAAATAG